One genomic region from Rhizomicrobium palustre encodes:
- a CDS encoding TonB-dependent receptor, with product MTSKAMTRTRLLGTTVLAGVGLVLASAPAFAQDQLETVTVTGYRASLAESTSAKRESVNFQDSVFAQDIGKFPDTNIAEAFNRIPGVTINRENDGSGMRIAIRGLDTNHVKITLNGATVQTASTGNTDAGGANREVDLNIFPIELFTQLTVDKTAKADQLEGGAAGNVNMRSARPFDNPGTHFSYNMQATDYARNGNPGGRGTLIASTTQGKFGVLVGLSGAWNRVMITGYEGAFNSLTVPSLSDVQYYTQKQITAFEAAAGVAPGAYPAGKTSWCTTSNATSPNTTSTAPVSTCNPIGGQNGWNPPKVFPNTGVPAAYVGKTVTGDALLALNPGLTQNQIASAIVPRTGRPMFEKGTRNRYNGILSFEYRPTDAMHFYLDSIFGVLENNLNREDLMWGARSGAAIPMNMQVDKNNVVTYGDMANAYMTLEARPYKEKSDYISLNPGMDWQVSDLLNVKAQVNYSRAHFFRDSPSFLFSTPNAIVHYDNTGATPTFSMSGLSGANGLQDPTNYGWYSTSALRLQQERRSEFTDGAHLDVSYGGDEFSVQGGFAFDDQYRLIRGYDNGGLFGEAGCNLNPTTYIPGPNKTFSCAATPDAIPGDWTKWWGVTDINGNGYTKGMAFPKAQGPLLPNSAIPQYLSPGPNGFVNVNYDGLKTATNYQYYATTPPPGAPANLQDPGRTGFSTGTNTNISSSIIDEKTTGLYFMINGTLHRGEQKLKYNIGARWARTIQTVTGYTSAVDPRNTWTIDCANPTYASLVPLDANKNPTCTTGTINVAAPDGTRYPNSVVPTTAKSTYEAFLPSVNLVWEVFDDFQIRGAVSRTMTRANPANMLPSLGGGGSGGDAFSLGNPNLRPFYSTNIDLGANLFTGGEGYFGVGIFKKMVTGFPSNYTSYQKYPWLAQYGTVFANNAVGSSQYINLVNLATAGGCWDPAKGSANTLDCVNVQVTQARNASGLETIKGVELNWVQPLDFYLEQFGMKGFGFTANATFVSTKTTPNSAAPSVVLGVSPMTMNLTAYYENDGIMLRGSYSYQRGTIVGSNAYGIIAGIPSFTEERSMDYGQVDISSSVKLSKFFGEIPTDPELTFDVQNLTHALNGRSYKQYPNLMNYSYRPGSLFLLGVRGSL from the coding sequence ATGACATCCAAAGCGATGACTCGTACCCGCTTGTTGGGTACGACAGTATTGGCAGGCGTGGGCCTCGTGCTCGCCTCTGCGCCTGCTTTCGCGCAAGACCAGCTCGAAACGGTCACCGTGACCGGCTATCGCGCCTCTCTGGCGGAATCGACCAGCGCCAAGCGTGAATCGGTGAACTTCCAGGATTCGGTGTTCGCGCAGGACATCGGCAAGTTCCCGGACACCAACATCGCCGAAGCCTTCAACCGCATCCCTGGTGTGACCATCAACCGTGAGAACGACGGTTCGGGTATGCGCATCGCCATCCGCGGTCTCGACACCAACCACGTCAAGATCACGTTGAACGGCGCGACCGTGCAGACGGCTTCGACCGGCAACACCGATGCCGGCGGCGCCAACCGCGAAGTCGACCTCAACATCTTCCCGATCGAATTGTTCACCCAGCTCACGGTCGACAAGACCGCGAAGGCCGACCAGCTTGAAGGCGGCGCAGCGGGTAACGTGAACATGCGCAGCGCCCGTCCGTTCGACAATCCGGGCACGCATTTCTCATATAACATGCAGGCCACGGATTATGCCCGAAATGGCAACCCCGGCGGCCGCGGCACTCTGATTGCCAGCACCACCCAGGGCAAATTCGGCGTTCTCGTTGGTCTGTCGGGCGCCTGGAACCGCGTGATGATCACCGGTTACGAAGGTGCCTTCAACAGCCTGACCGTGCCGAGCCTGAGTGATGTGCAGTACTACACTCAGAAGCAGATCACCGCGTTTGAAGCCGCGGCTGGCGTGGCGCCGGGCGCCTATCCCGCGGGCAAGACCTCCTGGTGTACCACCAGCAACGCGACTTCGCCGAACACCACCTCGACTGCTCCGGTCTCGACCTGTAACCCCATTGGCGGCCAGAACGGCTGGAATCCCCCGAAGGTGTTCCCGAACACCGGCGTGCCTGCTGCGTATGTCGGCAAGACGGTGACGGGCGATGCGCTGCTCGCCTTGAACCCCGGCCTGACCCAGAACCAGATCGCCTCCGCGATCGTTCCGCGTACCGGCCGCCCGATGTTCGAAAAGGGCACCCGCAACCGTTACAACGGTATTCTCTCCTTCGAATACCGTCCCACGGATGCGATGCACTTCTACCTCGACAGCATCTTCGGCGTGCTCGAGAACAACCTGAACCGCGAAGACCTGATGTGGGGCGCGCGCTCGGGTGCCGCGATCCCGATGAACATGCAGGTCGATAAGAACAATGTCGTCACCTATGGCGACATGGCCAACGCCTATATGACGCTCGAAGCGCGTCCCTATAAGGAAAAGTCGGACTATATCAGCCTCAACCCGGGCATGGACTGGCAGGTTTCCGACCTGCTGAACGTCAAGGCCCAGGTCAACTACAGCCGCGCGCACTTCTTCCGCGACTCCCCGTCCTTCTTGTTCTCGACTCCGAACGCCATCGTGCATTACGACAACACTGGCGCGACGCCGACCTTCTCCATGTCGGGTCTCTCCGGCGCGAATGGTCTGCAGGATCCGACGAACTACGGCTGGTATTCGACCTCGGCCCTGCGTCTGCAGCAGGAACGCCGGTCTGAATTCACCGACGGCGCCCATCTCGACGTCTCCTATGGCGGCGACGAGTTCAGCGTTCAGGGCGGCTTTGCTTTCGACGATCAGTATCGCCTGATCCGTGGTTACGACAACGGTGGCCTCTTCGGCGAGGCTGGCTGTAACCTCAACCCGACGACCTATATCCCGGGTCCGAACAAGACCTTCTCTTGCGCGGCCACGCCGGACGCCATTCCGGGGGATTGGACCAAGTGGTGGGGTGTTACCGACATCAACGGCAATGGTTATACCAAGGGCATGGCTTTCCCGAAGGCGCAGGGCCCGCTCCTGCCGAACTCGGCCATCCCGCAGTATCTGTCGCCTGGCCCGAATGGCTTCGTAAATGTGAACTACGACGGCCTCAAGACGGCGACCAACTACCAATACTATGCCACCACCCCGCCGCCGGGTGCGCCTGCCAACCTCCAGGATCCGGGTCGTACCGGCTTCTCGACGGGCACGAACACCAACATCTCTTCAAGTATCATCGACGAGAAGACGACCGGTCTTTACTTCATGATCAACGGCACGCTGCATCGCGGCGAGCAGAAGCTGAAGTATAACATCGGTGCGCGTTGGGCTCGCACGATCCAGACGGTTACCGGCTACACCTCGGCCGTCGATCCGCGTAACACCTGGACGATCGATTGCGCCAATCCGACCTATGCCTCGCTTGTTCCGCTGGATGCCAACAAGAATCCGACCTGCACCACCGGCACTATCAATGTGGCGGCGCCGGATGGCACGCGTTATCCCAACTCTGTCGTCCCGACGACGGCGAAGTCCACCTATGAGGCTTTCCTGCCGTCTGTGAACCTGGTCTGGGAAGTGTTTGACGACTTCCAGATCCGCGGCGCTGTTTCGCGCACCATGACTCGCGCCAATCCCGCGAACATGCTGCCGAGCCTTGGTGGCGGCGGCTCGGGCGGCGACGCCTTCAGCCTCGGCAACCCGAATCTGCGTCCGTTCTACTCCACCAACATCGACCTCGGCGCCAACCTCTTTACCGGCGGCGAAGGTTATTTCGGTGTCGGCATCTTCAAGAAGATGGTCACGGGCTTCCCGAGCAACTACACCTCGTACCAGAAGTATCCGTGGCTGGCGCAGTACGGCACCGTGTTCGCCAACAACGCGGTCGGTTCTTCGCAGTACATCAACCTCGTCAATCTGGCGACGGCTGGCGGCTGCTGGGATCCGGCGAAGGGTTCTGCCAACACGCTGGATTGCGTCAACGTCCAGGTCACCCAGGCGCGCAACGCCTCTGGTCTGGAAACCATCAAGGGCGTCGAGCTGAACTGGGTCCAGCCGCTCGACTTCTACCTTGAGCAGTTCGGCATGAAGGGCTTTGGCTTCACCGCGAACGCGACCTTTGTCTCGACCAAGACAACGCCGAACTCGGCGGCTCCCTCGGTCGTCTTGGGCGTGTCGCCGATGACCATGAACCTGACCGCCTACTACGAAAACGACGGCATCATGCTGCGTGGGTCTTACTCCTACCAGCGCGGCACCATCGTCGGCTCGAACGCCTACGGCATCATCGCGGGCATCCCGAGCTTCACCGAAGAACGTTCGATGGACTATGGCCAGGTCGATATCTCCTCGAGCGTCAAGCTCTCCAAGTTCTTCGGAGAAATTCCGACGGATCCGGAGCTGACCTTCGACGTGCAGAACCTGACCCATGCCCTGAACGGCCGTTCCTACAAGCAGTATCCGAACCTGATGAACTACTCTTATCGTCCGGGTTCGCTGTTCCTGCTCGGCGTTCGCGGCAGCCTGTAA
- the xylA gene encoding xylose isomerase, with the protein MSIFSEVGPIKYEGPESTNPLAYKVYDKDRVVLGKKLGEWLRLTVAYWHSFSSFGSDMFGGGTWNRPWSGHVTQELAAARADAAFDFFTRLGTPYFAFHDADVIADAATIGEHIDNLKKMEEIFQKKMSQTGVKLLWGTANAFSHPRYAAGAATNPDPEVFAYAAAQVRAAIETTHRLGGENYVLWGGREGYDTLLNTNLKKELEHFGAFLKMVVEHKHKIGFKGTILIEPKPFEPTKHQYDRDTATVFGFLQKNGLEKEVKVNIEVNHATLANLDFEHEVEMAYALGIMGSLDINRGDPRSGWDTDQFPNNSQDLSVAFLPILEHGGLGTGGCNFDAKLRRQSVDVNDLYAAHVAGIDTLARAVLSAEAIIKDKRLADAKAARYAGWEAGLGKDIEAGKYTLDTLADHAIKANLNPAPKSGKQEILESIVSQCQKV; encoded by the coding sequence ATGAGCATTTTTTCGGAAGTCGGGCCGATCAAGTATGAAGGTCCGGAAAGCACCAACCCGCTGGCCTATAAGGTCTATGACAAGGACCGCGTGGTTCTCGGCAAGAAGCTCGGCGAATGGCTGCGCTTGACGGTTGCCTATTGGCACTCGTTCTCCTCTTTCGGCTCCGACATGTTCGGCGGCGGCACCTGGAACCGTCCGTGGTCCGGTCATGTCACGCAGGAATTGGCCGCTGCCCGCGCCGATGCCGCGTTTGACTTCTTCACCCGCCTCGGCACGCCCTATTTCGCGTTCCATGACGCGGACGTGATCGCTGATGCGGCCACGATCGGCGAGCACATCGACAATCTGAAGAAGATGGAAGAAATCTTCCAGAAGAAGATGTCGCAGACCGGCGTGAAGCTGCTCTGGGGCACCGCGAATGCCTTCTCGCATCCGCGTTATGCCGCTGGCGCCGCCACCAATCCCGATCCGGAAGTGTTCGCCTATGCGGCGGCGCAGGTCCGTGCGGCCATCGAAACCACCCATCGCCTCGGCGGTGAGAACTACGTCCTCTGGGGCGGCCGCGAAGGCTACGACACGCTCCTCAACACCAACCTCAAGAAAGAGCTGGAGCATTTCGGCGCCTTCTTGAAGATGGTCGTCGAGCACAAGCACAAGATCGGCTTCAAGGGCACCATCCTGATCGAGCCGAAGCCCTTCGAGCCGACCAAGCATCAATATGACCGCGACACCGCCACCGTCTTCGGCTTCCTGCAGAAGAACGGCCTGGAAAAGGAAGTGAAGGTCAATATCGAAGTGAACCACGCCACGCTCGCCAACCTCGACTTCGAACATGAAGTTGAAATGGCCTATGCGCTCGGCATCATGGGCTCGCTCGACATCAACCGCGGCGACCCGCGCTCGGGCTGGGATACGGACCAGTTCCCGAACAATTCGCAGGATCTCTCGGTGGCCTTCCTGCCGATCCTGGAACATGGCGGCCTCGGCACCGGCGGCTGCAACTTCGACGCCAAGCTGCGCCGTCAGTCGGTCGATGTGAACGACCTCTATGCCGCGCACGTTGCCGGTATCGACACGCTGGCCCGCGCCGTTCTCTCGGCCGAAGCCATCATCAAGGACAAGCGCCTGGCCGATGCTAAGGCCGCTCGCTATGCCGGTTGGGAAGCCGGTCTTGGCAAGGACATCGAGGCTGGCAAGTACACCCTCGACACCCTGGCCGACCACGCGATCAAGGCGAACCTCAACCCGGCGCCGAAGTCGGGCAAGCAGGAAATCCTGGAATCGATCGTCTCGCAGTGCCAGAAGGTCTAA
- the xylB gene encoding xylulokinase, whose protein sequence is MYLGIDIGTSSVKAVLMDEKGALVAQGSSPLTVERPHPLWSEQNPDAWWRATVAAVRALPERERQTVKGIGLSGQMHGATLLDAADKPLRPAILWNDGRSEAECAELEKNEPRSRAITGNIAMPGFTAPKLLWVKHHEPEIFAKTKTVLLPKDYVRLKLTGEKAGDMSDNAGTLWLDVAKRDWSDEMLAATGLTRDHMPKAVEGTAPTGKLTAEAAEELGLPQVVVAGGGGDNAASAVGVGVVAPGQAFLSLGTSGVLFVVNDKFRPNPEKAAHAFCHAIPGVWHQMAVILTAASAIDWVANLTGINDVVETVAGAERRGLRPQTPIFLPYLSGERTPHNDPYARGVFFGMGADTTQADLAYAVLEGVAFAFADGIDVLREAGSAINDTTVVGGAARLPFWGPMLASALDIPLTYREGGEVGGAFGAARLGLLAATGADPVEVCTAPKVSRVVEPVQQLKDQMAPRRALFVDLYKSLKPSFREFGR, encoded by the coding sequence ATGTATCTAGGTATCGATATCGGCACCTCGAGTGTCAAAGCCGTCCTGATGGACGAAAAGGGTGCGCTGGTGGCGCAGGGTTCGTCCCCGCTCACCGTCGAGCGCCCGCATCCGTTATGGTCGGAGCAAAATCCCGATGCGTGGTGGCGAGCAACCGTTGCCGCGGTGCGCGCGCTGCCGGAGCGCGAACGTCAGACGGTGAAGGGCATTGGCCTTTCGGGCCAGATGCACGGCGCCACGCTGCTCGACGCAGCCGACAAGCCGCTGCGTCCCGCGATCCTGTGGAATGACGGCCGCTCGGAAGCCGAGTGCGCTGAGCTCGAAAAGAACGAGCCCCGTTCGCGCGCCATCACCGGCAATATCGCGATGCCGGGGTTCACCGCGCCGAAGCTGCTCTGGGTCAAGCACCATGAGCCCGAGATCTTTGCGAAGACCAAAACGGTTCTGCTGCCCAAGGATTATGTCCGCTTGAAACTCACCGGCGAGAAGGCCGGTGATATGAGCGACAACGCTGGCACGTTATGGCTCGATGTCGCCAAGCGCGACTGGTCTGATGAGATGCTGGCCGCGACCGGCCTCACCCGCGATCATATGCCGAAGGCTGTGGAAGGCACTGCGCCGACCGGCAAGCTGACGGCGGAAGCCGCTGAAGAACTCGGCCTGCCGCAAGTCGTGGTGGCGGGCGGTGGCGGCGACAATGCTGCTTCGGCGGTGGGCGTTGGCGTTGTGGCGCCGGGTCAGGCCTTCCTCTCGCTCGGCACCTCGGGCGTGCTTTTTGTCGTCAATGACAAGTTCCGTCCCAATCCGGAGAAGGCGGCGCATGCCTTCTGCCACGCCATTCCGGGCGTCTGGCACCAGATGGCGGTGATCCTGACGGCGGCGTCTGCGATCGACTGGGTTGCTAACCTCACCGGCATCAATGATGTGGTGGAAACGGTGGCGGGCGCCGAGCGTCGCGGCCTTCGTCCGCAAACCCCGATTTTCCTCCCTTATCTTTCCGGCGAGCGCACCCCGCATAACGATCCCTATGCGCGCGGCGTGTTCTTCGGCATGGGCGCCGACACCACCCAAGCTGATCTCGCTTATGCGGTGCTTGAAGGCGTGGCGTTCGCCTTCGCCGATGGCATCGATGTGTTGCGTGAAGCGGGCTCGGCCATCAACGACACCACTGTCGTTGGCGGCGCGGCGCGTCTTCCCTTCTGGGGCCCGATGCTCGCATCGGCTCTCGATATTCCGCTGACCTATCGGGAAGGCGGAGAAGTGGGCGGTGCTTTCGGTGCGGCCCGCCTTGGCCTCCTGGCCGCAACCGGGGCTGACCCGGTTGAAGTTTGCACGGCACCGAAAGTGTCGCGCGTCGTTGAACCAGTACAGCAATTGAAGGACCAGATGGCGCCCCGGCGGGCTCTGTTCGTGGACCTCTACAAGAGCCTCAAACCATCTTTCAGGGAGTTTGGCAGATGA
- a CDS encoding alpha-glucuronidase family glycosyl hydrolase, producing the protein MKRAILAAVALAAVAGAAKAEDGYDLWLRYRPLEKAVIARDVPYASAIMAQGASPTILAAREELQRGLSGLLGKRVPLATALKSGTILIGTPKDLAIAKLALPLEKAGAEGYVIKTVGRTTVIAGNSDVGALHGAFAYLRLVQTRGMLNSLDIVSAPKIGLRMLNHWDNVDRTLERGYSGISIFNWWELPGHLDPQYKDYARANASLGLNGTVLTNPSGVSAATSLETAWIKKAAALAGVMRPYGIKVYLSVRFSAPMEVGGLKTADPLDPQVRQWWKDKADEIYTLIPDFGGFLVKANSEGQPGPQDYGRSHADGANMMAEALAPHHGIVLWRAFVYSPSPEDRVKQSYNEFKPLDGKFLPNVIVQSKNGPLDFQPREPFSPVFGGLPNTSTGMEFQITKEYLGFEIHLVYLAPLWQEVLRSDTFAKGEGSTVARVVDGSLFQRPLSSIAGASNIGTARNWSGSIFDQANWYAFGRLAWDPDLDSKTIAEEWLKQTFTADPKFVEPVTEMMLGSRETAVDYMTPLGLAHQMATSHHYGPGPWVDDAGRPDWNPVYYARADENGIGVDRTATGANAVSQYAAPVAKAFSDPKATPENLLLWFHHLPWSYAMPSGGNLWESLVHHYAHGVNKVAEMQTRWQAMKPFVDAERFQITADFLAMQKENAELWRDGSIAYFQSVSHLPLPDGVPAPAHPLSFYKSLKLPFAPGSPGRTASPFALTGK; encoded by the coding sequence ATGAAACGGGCGATATTGGCTGCCGTGGCGCTGGCGGCGGTGGCAGGCGCGGCCAAGGCCGAGGATGGTTATGACCTCTGGCTGCGCTATCGCCCGTTGGAAAAAGCGGTTATCGCGCGCGATGTGCCTTATGCCTCCGCCATCATGGCGCAAGGCGCATCGCCCACCATCCTCGCGGCGCGCGAGGAATTGCAGCGCGGGCTTTCAGGGTTGTTGGGCAAGCGTGTCCCGCTCGCCACGGCGCTGAAATCCGGCACCATCCTGATCGGCACGCCGAAAGATCTCGCCATCGCCAAACTCGCCCTGCCGCTCGAAAAGGCGGGGGCAGAGGGCTATGTCATCAAAACCGTCGGCCGCACCACCGTGATCGCAGGCAATAGCGATGTCGGCGCGCTGCATGGCGCTTTTGCCTATCTGCGTTTGGTGCAAACCCGCGGCATGCTCAACTCTCTGGATATTGTGTCCGCGCCCAAGATCGGCCTGCGCATGCTCAACCATTGGGACAATGTCGATCGCACGCTGGAGCGCGGCTATTCGGGCATTTCCATCTTCAATTGGTGGGAGCTGCCGGGCCATCTTGATCCGCAGTATAAGGATTATGCCCGCGCTAATGCCTCGCTCGGCCTTAACGGCACGGTCTTGACCAATCCCTCAGGTGTTTCGGCGGCGACCAGCCTTGAAACCGCCTGGATCAAGAAAGCCGCGGCGCTGGCGGGCGTGATGCGTCCTTATGGCATCAAGGTCTATCTCTCGGTGCGTTTCTCTGCGCCGATGGAAGTCGGGGGCCTCAAAACCGCCGATCCGCTCGATCCCCAAGTCCGCCAGTGGTGGAAGGACAAGGCCGACGAGATCTACACCCTGATCCCCGATTTCGGCGGCTTTCTCGTAAAGGCCAATTCGGAAGGCCAGCCGGGGCCGCAGGATTACGGCCGTTCCCATGCCGATGGCGCCAATATGATGGCCGAAGCCTTGGCCCCGCATCACGGCATCGTCTTGTGGCGCGCCTTTGTCTATTCGCCGAGCCCCGAAGATCGCGTCAAACAATCCTATAACGAGTTCAAGCCGCTCGACGGCAAGTTCCTGCCTAATGTGATCGTGCAGTCGAAGAACGGTCCTCTGGATTTTCAGCCGCGCGAGCCCTTCAGCCCTGTTTTTGGCGGGTTGCCCAACACCTCCACGGGCATGGAATTTCAGATCACCAAGGAATATCTCGGTTTCGAAATCCATCTCGTTTATCTCGCGCCTCTCTGGCAGGAGGTGCTGCGCTCGGACACCTTCGCGAAGGGCGAGGGCTCGACGGTGGCCCGCGTGGTGGATGGCAGCCTCTTCCAGCGCCCGCTTTCCTCCATCGCGGGTGCGTCCAATATCGGCACCGCGCGTAACTGGTCGGGTTCGATCTTTGATCAGGCCAATTGGTATGCCTTCGGACGTCTCGCCTGGGACCCTGACCTCGACAGCAAAACCATCGCTGAGGAGTGGCTGAAGCAGACCTTCACCGCCGACCCCAAATTCGTGGAGCCCGTCACCGAGATGATGCTGGGGTCGCGCGAGACCGCGGTGGACTACATGACGCCGCTTGGCCTCGCCCATCAGATGGCGACCAGCCATCATTATGGCCCCGGCCCTTGGGTGGATGATGCCGGACGCCCCGATTGGAATCCGGTCTATTACGCGCGGGCCGATGAAAACGGCATTGGCGTGGATCGCACCGCCACCGGCGCCAATGCGGTCAGCCAATATGCCGCGCCCGTGGCGAAAGCCTTCTCCGATCCCAAGGCCACGCCTGAAAATCTGCTTCTATGGTTCCATCATCTGCCTTGGAGCTATGCGATGCCATCAGGTGGCAATTTATGGGAGTCTTTGGTGCATCATTACGCGCATGGCGTGAACAAGGTCGCTGAAATGCAGACGCGCTGGCAGGCGATGAAGCCCTTCGTGGACGCAGAGCGGTTTCAAATCACCGCTGATTTCCTTGCGATGCAGAAAGAGAACGCAGAGCTGTGGCGTGATGGCTCCATCGCGTATTTTCAGAGTGTCTCGCATTTGCCTTTGCCAGACGGCGTACCTGCGCCAGCGCACCCGTTGTCGTTTTATAAATCGCTCAAATTGCCTTTCGCGCCCGGCAGTCCCGGCCGTACAGCCTCGCCATTCGCACTGACGGGAAAGTGA
- a CDS encoding mannitol dehydrogenase family protein, which translates to MTEKTAPRLSAKTLHLAKQGVVLPTYDRAKTSIGIVHFGPGAFHRGHQACYFDSLLASDPRWAISGAELMPNGLAEAAVEQDHLYVVAQLDAQLRYRVVGSHTEYLKAHGQTEAIFARLMDPRVKLATMTVTEKGYYLGGDGKLDLSNPAIKADLENPHAPKTVIGWVTEGLARRKAAKMVPFVPVSCDNMVMNGHKLHAAVLAFAEARGDKDLLAWITDNVRFPSTMVDSITPAATDELKARIEAETGLRDEAPVQREAFLQWVVEDMLGEDAPDLASVGVLMVKDVAAYEFAKLRLLNGAHSTLAYAGLMRGRESVGEAMADGKLSHAVERMMREDMVPTLHPAPGLDFSSYITDLLNRFRNPALTHKLIQIASDGSLKLPIRILGPVEDALAAGRPITRFMISLAAWMRFVGRQAKAGVVLADPIAAKLAAVGASLTGNPATDVAAFLALSEVFPAKLAGNEQFKSALTKAYADFEALLD; encoded by the coding sequence ATGACCGAAAAAACCGCCCCCCGCCTCAGCGCCAAGACCCTGCACCTCGCCAAGCAAGGGGTCGTGTTGCCCACATACGATCGCGCGAAAACAAGTATCGGTATCGTGCATTTTGGCCCGGGCGCTTTTCATCGCGGTCACCAGGCCTGCTATTTCGATTCCCTTCTCGCGTCTGATCCGCGCTGGGCGATCTCGGGCGCCGAGCTGATGCCGAACGGTCTGGCCGAGGCGGCGGTGGAGCAGGACCATCTTTATGTCGTGGCCCAGCTCGATGCGCAGCTTCGCTATCGCGTCGTTGGTTCGCATACGGAATATTTGAAGGCGCATGGCCAGACCGAAGCGATTTTCGCGCGGCTGATGGATCCGCGCGTCAAGCTCGCCACCATGACCGTGACCGAGAAAGGCTATTATCTCGGCGGTGATGGTAAGCTCGATCTTTCCAATCCGGCCATCAAAGCCGATCTCGAAAATCCCCATGCACCCAAGACCGTGATCGGCTGGGTGACCGAAGGCCTGGCGCGCCGCAAGGCTGCGAAGATGGTGCCGTTTGTGCCGGTCTCCTGCGATAACATGGTGATGAATGGCCATAAGCTGCATGCGGCTGTTCTGGCCTTTGCCGAAGCGCGCGGCGATAAGGACCTTTTGGCCTGGATTACCGATAACGTCCGCTTCCCCTCCACCATGGTGGATTCCATCACGCCTGCGGCTACCGATGAGCTGAAAGCGCGCATCGAAGCTGAAACGGGCCTTCGCGATGAAGCGCCGGTGCAGCGTGAAGCCTTCCTGCAATGGGTGGTGGAAGACATGCTGGGCGAGGATGCGCCCGATCTCGCCAGCGTCGGCGTGTTGATGGTGAAGGATGTTGCGGCTTACGAATTCGCCAAGCTGCGTCTTCTCAATGGCGCCCATTCCACGCTCGCTTATGCCGGGCTGATGCGCGGCCGCGAGTCGGTGGGCGAGGCGATGGCCGATGGAAAGCTCAGCCATGCCGTCGAACGCATGATGCGCGAAGATATGGTGCCGACGCTGCATCCCGCGCCCGGCCTCGACTTCTCAAGCTACATCACCGATCTGTTGAACCGCTTCCGCAATCCCGCGCTGACCCACAAGCTGATTCAGATCGCCTCCGATGGCTCCTTGAAGCTGCCGATCCGTATCCTTGGGCCGGTGGAAGATGCGCTCGCGGCAGGCCGTCCCATCACCCGCTTCATGATTTCGCTCGCTGCCTGGATGCGCTTTGTCGGCCGTCAGGCCAAGGCGGGCGTGGTGCTGGCCGATCCGATAGCCGCCAAGCTTGCCGCGGTCGGGGCGAGTCTCACAGGCAATCCGGCCACCGATGTCGCCGCGTTTCTCGCCTTAAGCGAAGTCTTCCCTGCCAAGTTGGCTGGGAACGAACAATTTAAGTCAGCGTTGACAAAGGCTTATGCGGATTTTGAGGCGCTGCTGGATTAA